The Celeribacter baekdonensis genomic interval ATCAATGGGCCAAGATCGGCATCCTCCATGCCGGGCGCAAGGGTGAGCGCCTTGGCCGCCGCCACAAATTTCGCGCAAAATGCATCATAGATCGGACGTTCGACATATATCCGGTTCGCGCCAAGGCAATCCTGACCCGAGGTGGCGAATTTGGCTTTGATCACCTCGTCCACTGCCCGATCCAGATCGGCCCCTTTGAACACGATCACCGGCGCGTGGCCGCCGAGTTCCAATACCAATTTTTTCACCGTCTCCGCCGATTGACGATAGAGCAGTCGGCCCACCTCAGTAGACCCGGTAAAGGACAGCGCCCGCACGCGGGTGTCTTTGGTCCACGGCTCCACCACGGTCGAGGCCTGCCCGGTCACGACGTTGAACACGCCCGCAGGTATCCCTGCGCGCTCGGCCAATTCCGCCAATGCCAACGCCGAATAAGGGGTCTCAGCCGAAGGGTGCGCCACAACCGTACAGCCCGCCGCCAAAGCCGCCGCCGCTTTGCGCGTGAGCATGGCGGAGGGGAAATTCCACGGCGTGATCAGGGCAACAACACCCACAGGTTCCAACCAAAGTTCGACCTCGGCATCGGGCAAATGCGAAGTCACGCCTTCGACATTCGGACGCTTCGCCTCTTCGGCGTAATAGTCGATGAACGCCGCGGCATAGTCGATCTCGCCGCGCGCTTCTGACAACGGCTTGCCCTGTTCCAGCACCATGATCCGCGCGAGGTCTTCTTTGGCCGCGATCATCAGCTCATGCCAACGGCGCAGCACGGCGGCACGGTCCTGTGGCAAACGCTGTGACCATGCGGGAAAACTCGCTTGGGCGGCGTCCACGGCGGCGGTGGATTGCGCGGCACTCAACGCGGCCACATCGCCCAAATGCGACCCCGTGGCCGGATCGGTCACGGCAAAACAGGCGCCAGCCTCGCCAGAGGTCCATTTGCCATTCACATAGGAAAAGCCCCGCAAAAGACGTTTGTCGCCA includes:
- a CDS encoding NAD-dependent succinate-semialdehyde dehydrogenase, with protein sequence MRDTAISARSDIGDKRLLRGFSYVNGKWTSGEAGACFAVTDPATGSHLGDVAALSAAQSTAAVDAAQASFPAWSQRLPQDRAAVLRRWHELMIAAKEDLARIMVLEQGKPLSEARGEIDYAAAFIDYYAEEAKRPNVEGVTSHLPDAEVELWLEPVGVVALITPWNFPSAMLTRKAAAALAAGCTVVAHPSAETPYSALALAELAERAGIPAGVFNVVTGQASTVVEPWTKDTRVRALSFTGSTEVGRLLYRQSAETVKKLVLELGGHAPVIVFKGADLDRAVDEVIKAKFATSGQDCLGANRIYVERPIYDAFCAKFVAAAKALTLAPGMEDADLGPLMNARAVAKQQAHVDDALAKGARLGCGGAVSDLGPLFYPATVLTDVPDSAKIMHEESFGPVAPITPFDTEKEVIKRANDSEYGLVAYVHSQDPKRIYRLSRALQYGMVAVNRTKVTGAPIPFGGVKQSGLGREGARMGMQEFMELKYVCRDWG